One region of Mangifera indica cultivar Alphonso chromosome 3, CATAS_Mindica_2.1, whole genome shotgun sequence genomic DNA includes:
- the LOC123210635 gene encoding uncharacterized protein LOC123210635 isoform X2 has protein sequence MKMGIDKDGSKSGGHVGGFFQLFDWKAKSRKKLFSSKSDFPERSKQGKKSDGTLPMTRLHLIDEDEAGAGESFNGSSDYSCASSVTDDDRYGARAPGVVARLMGLDSLPISSEPHSTPFFDTLSLQDAHCCGKNPEYHLDHQIMHSGHLLRKVESDTRDFLESKAQRMRSRPIEKFQTEILPAKSAKSIPITHHKLLSPIKSHSFISTKSAAHIMEAAVKIIEPGPQADNRASMAVVGSSSLPLKVRDLKEKAEAVQRMPLVGSSAVPLKVKDLKEKVGTAHKTTRLAEASLGPVEINAAKCLKGQSLNKSWNGSVDTTSFREFDAEEVTSGVKNKEKSISLAIQAKVNVQKREGLNSSSSRNFLSQKQQSEVKSSQPFKSQGNIKKNLHKRTSVHNSPSGVLRQNNQKQNCVIDRDRLASKPLASGLQSRKMSSGDLSTVRQKTLSRTSGNSKTGTRKLDSDVSDSEKGISYSNTKNVPRKKRSIERDSRDEKNQFIDNMLINKSQKAIKSSPVLDRHFSLTEDGKKKCIDIGHSSSGMDVVSFTFTAPLIRSMPGSETSCQVEQKKFSVCTGNHSKRLLLDTDCVNVSSLGYNVIGGDALSMLLEQKLTELSQKAESSHHDSFKFQDKEYQHVLLRDKRGSQYEPDFSSSGFRPNKFQGIDEMDECSSSHLDGKQLLDCQHPSPVSILKPSFSTESCNSSDTADSSITEGSKQCSSIQAQEFFGLSSLKKYYPLEADTELSDSASSTSTGTLAKMNANTTVKHLSGSAKWELEYVKQILCNIELMFKDFALGRARDIINPYLFDLLETRKLGPQSNSDESRLNRKVLFDCVSECMDLRCRRYVGGGCRTWIKGVAMVRRKESLAKELHKEISGWRAMGDCMVDELVGNDMSSQYGKWLDFEVDTFVLGVEVEGHIFNCLIDEVVADIFQT, from the exons ATGAAAATGGGAATCGACAAAGATGGTTCAAAAAGTGGAGGCCACGTAGGTGGTTTCTTTCAGTTGTTTGACTGGAAGGCAAAATCTCGGAAGAAGCTATTCTCAAGCAAGTCAGATTTTCCAG AACGTTCAAAACAAGGAAAGAAAAGTGATGGGACCTTGCCAATGACGCGGCTTCATCTG ATAGATGAGGATGAAGCTGGAGCAGGAGAAAGTTTTAATGGAAGTAGTGATTATAGTTGTGCTTCATCTGTAACAGATGATGACAGATATGGAGCTAGAGCCCCTGGGGTAGTAGCGAGGCTTATGGGATTAGATTCTCTGCCCATATCTTCCGAGCCCCATTCTACCCCATTTTTTGATACCCTATCTCTTCAAGATGCTCATTGCTGCGGGAAAAACCCTGAATATCATCTTGACCATCAAATCATGCATTCTGGACATCTGCTCCGTAAGGTGGAAAGTGATACAAGGGACTTTTTGGAGTCAAAGGCTCAGAGGATGAGAAGCAGGCCAATAGAGAAGTTCCAAACTGAAATTTTGCCTGCAAAATCAGCTAAATCTATCCCAATCACACACCATAAACTTTTATCACCTATCAAGAGTCATAGCTTCATTTCAACAAAGAGTGCTGCTCACATAATGGAAGCTGCTGTAAAAATTATTGAGCCTGGACCCCAAGCTGATAATAGGGCTAGTATGGCTGTCGTTGGGTCTTCTTCTCTACCCTTGAAAGTTCGGGATCTTAAAGAAAAAGCAGAGGCAGTACAGAGAATGCCGCTGGTTGGCTCTTCTGCAGTACCCTTGAAAGTCAAAGATCTAAAAGAGAAAGTAGGAACTGCCCATAAAACAACTAGGCTTGCTGAAGCTTCCCTTGGACCTGTTGAGATTAATGCTGCCAAGTGTCTCAAGGGTCAGTCTTTGAACAAGAGCTGGAATGGATCAGTAGATACAACATCTTTTAGAGAATTCGATGCGGAAGAGGTTACCTCTGGCGTAAAAAACAAGGAAAAGTCCATTTCACTTGCAATCCAAGCAAAAGTAAATGTCCAGAAAAGAGAAGGCTTAAATTCAAGCAGTAGTCGAAATTTTTTATCCCAGAAACAGCAGAGTGAGGTTAAGTCAAGCCAGCCATTCAAGAGTCAAggaaacataaaaaagaatttgCATAAGCGAACATCTGTGCATAATAGTCCTTCTGGAGTGCTTAGGCAGAATAACCAAAAGCAAAACTGTGTAATTGACAGGGACAGGCTAGCCTCAAAGCCCTTGGCTTCTGGCTTGCAGAGTAGAAAAATGTCATCTGGGGATCTTTCTACTGTACGGCAAAAAACCTTAAGCCGTACTTCAGGGAACTCAAAAACTGGAACCAGGAAGTTGGACTCTGATGTATCAGATAGTGAAAAGGGAATTTCATATTCCAATACTAAGAATGTCCCTAGGAAGAAACGATCAATTGAAAGGGACTCTCGTGATGAGAAAAATCAgtttattgataatatgttaattaacaAAAGTCAGAAGGCAATTAAATCTAGTCCAGTTCTTGATAGACACTTCTCTTTGACAGAGGACGGCAAAAAGAAATGCATTGATATAGGACACTCTTCATCAGGCATGGATGTTGTTTCATTTACATTCACAGCCCCACTTATTCGATCAATGCCTGGCTCTGAAACATCATGTCAAGTTGAACAGAAAAAATTTAGTGTTTGCACAGGGAACCACAGTAAGCGATTATTGCTGGACACAGACTGTGTGAACGTATCTTCACTGGGTTATAATGTGATTGGGGGAGATGCTTTGAGTATGCTCTTGGAACAGAAGTTAACAGAATTAAGTCAGAAAGCTGAGTCTTCCCACCATGATTCCTTCAAA TTTCAAGATAAGGAATACCAACACGTGCTGCTTAGAGATAAGCGAGGTAGCCAGTATGAACCTGATTTTTCTTCAAGTGGATTCAGACCAAATAAATTTCAG GGTATTGATGAGATGGATGAGTGCAGCAGTAGCCATCTTGATGGGAAACAGTTACTTGATTGTCAGCATCCAAGCCCTGTTTCTATCCTCAAACCTTCTTTTTCTACTGAAAGTTGCAACTCTTCTGATACAGCAGATAGCAGTATTACAGAGG GAAGTAAGCAGTGTTCATCTATCCAAGCTCAGGAGTTTTTTGGTCTGAGTTCTTTAAAGAAGTACTACCCATTAGAAGCTGATACAGAGTTGTCAGATTCAGCTTCTTCCACATCAACCGGAACTCTGGCTAAAATGAATGCAAATACAACTGTGAAACATCTGTCTGGATCAGCTAAGTGGGAATTGGAATATGTGAAGCAGATTTTATGTAACATAGAATTGATGTTTAAGGACTTTGCACTAGGCCGAGCTCGTGATATCATCAATCCTTATCTGTTTGATCTGTTGGAAACTCGAAAATTAGGACCTCAAAGTAACAGTGATGAGTCTAGGCTAAATCGGAAGGTATTATTTGACTGTGTAAGTGAATGCATGGACTTAAGATGCAGGCGGTATGTAGGTGGGGGATGCAGAACATGGATAAAAGGGGTTGCAATGGTGAGACGAAAAGAATCGTTAGCTAAAGAATTGCACAAGGAGATCTCCGGATGGAGGGCCATGGGAGATTGCATGGTGGATGAACTTGTAGGCAACGATATGAGCAGTCAGTATGGCAAATGGCTGGACTTTGAAGTTGATACATTTGTACTTGGAGTAGAAGTTGAGGGTCATATATTCAATTGTTTGATTGATGAAGTGGTTGCTGATATCTTCCAAACATAA
- the LOC123210635 gene encoding uncharacterized protein LOC123210635 isoform X1, with translation MKMGIDKDGSKSGGHVGGFFQLFDWKAKSRKKLFSSKSDFPERSKQGKKSDGTLPMTRLHLIDEDEAGAGESFNGSSDYSCASSVTDDDRYGARAPGVVARLMGLDSLPISSEPHSTPFFDTLSLQDAHCCGKNPEYHLDHQIMHSGHLLRKVESDTRDFLESKAQRMRSRPIEKFQTEILPAKSAKSIPITHHKLLSPIKSHSFISTKSAAHIMEAAVKIIEPGPQADNRASMAVVGSSSLPLKVRDLKEKAEAVQRMPLVGSSAVPLKVKDLKEKVGTAHKTTRLAEASLGPVEINAAKCLKGQSLNKSWNGSVDTTSFREFDAEEVTSGVKNKEKSISLAIQAKVNVQKREGLNSSSSRNFLSQKQQSEVKSSQPFKSQGNIKKNLHKRTSVHNSPSGVLRQNNQKQNCVIDRDRLASKPLASGLQSRKMSSGDLSTVRQKTLSRTSGNSKTGTRKLDSDVSDSEKGISYSNTKNVPRKKRSIERDSRDEKNQFIDNMLINKSQKAIKSSPVLDRHFSLTEDGKKKCIDIGHSSSGMDVVSFTFTAPLIRSMPGSETSCQVEQKKFSVCTGNHSKRLLLDTDCVNVSSLGYNVIGGDALSMLLEQKLTELSQKAESSHHDSFKVGSSSCSDSTFPDLLPATNSIGTASKFQDKEYQHVLLRDKRGSQYEPDFSSSGFRPNKFQGIDEMDECSSSHLDGKQLLDCQHPSPVSILKPSFSTESCNSSDTADSSITEGSKQCSSIQAQEFFGLSSLKKYYPLEADTELSDSASSTSTGTLAKMNANTTVKHLSGSAKWELEYVKQILCNIELMFKDFALGRARDIINPYLFDLLETRKLGPQSNSDESRLNRKVLFDCVSECMDLRCRRYVGGGCRTWIKGVAMVRRKESLAKELHKEISGWRAMGDCMVDELVGNDMSSQYGKWLDFEVDTFVLGVEVEGHIFNCLIDEVVADIFQT, from the exons ATGAAAATGGGAATCGACAAAGATGGTTCAAAAAGTGGAGGCCACGTAGGTGGTTTCTTTCAGTTGTTTGACTGGAAGGCAAAATCTCGGAAGAAGCTATTCTCAAGCAAGTCAGATTTTCCAG AACGTTCAAAACAAGGAAAGAAAAGTGATGGGACCTTGCCAATGACGCGGCTTCATCTG ATAGATGAGGATGAAGCTGGAGCAGGAGAAAGTTTTAATGGAAGTAGTGATTATAGTTGTGCTTCATCTGTAACAGATGATGACAGATATGGAGCTAGAGCCCCTGGGGTAGTAGCGAGGCTTATGGGATTAGATTCTCTGCCCATATCTTCCGAGCCCCATTCTACCCCATTTTTTGATACCCTATCTCTTCAAGATGCTCATTGCTGCGGGAAAAACCCTGAATATCATCTTGACCATCAAATCATGCATTCTGGACATCTGCTCCGTAAGGTGGAAAGTGATACAAGGGACTTTTTGGAGTCAAAGGCTCAGAGGATGAGAAGCAGGCCAATAGAGAAGTTCCAAACTGAAATTTTGCCTGCAAAATCAGCTAAATCTATCCCAATCACACACCATAAACTTTTATCACCTATCAAGAGTCATAGCTTCATTTCAACAAAGAGTGCTGCTCACATAATGGAAGCTGCTGTAAAAATTATTGAGCCTGGACCCCAAGCTGATAATAGGGCTAGTATGGCTGTCGTTGGGTCTTCTTCTCTACCCTTGAAAGTTCGGGATCTTAAAGAAAAAGCAGAGGCAGTACAGAGAATGCCGCTGGTTGGCTCTTCTGCAGTACCCTTGAAAGTCAAAGATCTAAAAGAGAAAGTAGGAACTGCCCATAAAACAACTAGGCTTGCTGAAGCTTCCCTTGGACCTGTTGAGATTAATGCTGCCAAGTGTCTCAAGGGTCAGTCTTTGAACAAGAGCTGGAATGGATCAGTAGATACAACATCTTTTAGAGAATTCGATGCGGAAGAGGTTACCTCTGGCGTAAAAAACAAGGAAAAGTCCATTTCACTTGCAATCCAAGCAAAAGTAAATGTCCAGAAAAGAGAAGGCTTAAATTCAAGCAGTAGTCGAAATTTTTTATCCCAGAAACAGCAGAGTGAGGTTAAGTCAAGCCAGCCATTCAAGAGTCAAggaaacataaaaaagaatttgCATAAGCGAACATCTGTGCATAATAGTCCTTCTGGAGTGCTTAGGCAGAATAACCAAAAGCAAAACTGTGTAATTGACAGGGACAGGCTAGCCTCAAAGCCCTTGGCTTCTGGCTTGCAGAGTAGAAAAATGTCATCTGGGGATCTTTCTACTGTACGGCAAAAAACCTTAAGCCGTACTTCAGGGAACTCAAAAACTGGAACCAGGAAGTTGGACTCTGATGTATCAGATAGTGAAAAGGGAATTTCATATTCCAATACTAAGAATGTCCCTAGGAAGAAACGATCAATTGAAAGGGACTCTCGTGATGAGAAAAATCAgtttattgataatatgttaattaacaAAAGTCAGAAGGCAATTAAATCTAGTCCAGTTCTTGATAGACACTTCTCTTTGACAGAGGACGGCAAAAAGAAATGCATTGATATAGGACACTCTTCATCAGGCATGGATGTTGTTTCATTTACATTCACAGCCCCACTTATTCGATCAATGCCTGGCTCTGAAACATCATGTCAAGTTGAACAGAAAAAATTTAGTGTTTGCACAGGGAACCACAGTAAGCGATTATTGCTGGACACAGACTGTGTGAACGTATCTTCACTGGGTTATAATGTGATTGGGGGAGATGCTTTGAGTATGCTCTTGGAACAGAAGTTAACAGAATTAAGTCAGAAAGCTGAGTCTTCCCACCATGATTCCTTCAAAGTAGGATCCTCTTCATGCTCTGATTCAACTTTTCCTGATCTCTTACCTGCTACTAATTCAATTGGCACTGCATCGAAGTTTCAAGATAAGGAATACCAACACGTGCTGCTTAGAGATAAGCGAGGTAGCCAGTATGAACCTGATTTTTCTTCAAGTGGATTCAGACCAAATAAATTTCAG GGTATTGATGAGATGGATGAGTGCAGCAGTAGCCATCTTGATGGGAAACAGTTACTTGATTGTCAGCATCCAAGCCCTGTTTCTATCCTCAAACCTTCTTTTTCTACTGAAAGTTGCAACTCTTCTGATACAGCAGATAGCAGTATTACAGAGG GAAGTAAGCAGTGTTCATCTATCCAAGCTCAGGAGTTTTTTGGTCTGAGTTCTTTAAAGAAGTACTACCCATTAGAAGCTGATACAGAGTTGTCAGATTCAGCTTCTTCCACATCAACCGGAACTCTGGCTAAAATGAATGCAAATACAACTGTGAAACATCTGTCTGGATCAGCTAAGTGGGAATTGGAATATGTGAAGCAGATTTTATGTAACATAGAATTGATGTTTAAGGACTTTGCACTAGGCCGAGCTCGTGATATCATCAATCCTTATCTGTTTGATCTGTTGGAAACTCGAAAATTAGGACCTCAAAGTAACAGTGATGAGTCTAGGCTAAATCGGAAGGTATTATTTGACTGTGTAAGTGAATGCATGGACTTAAGATGCAGGCGGTATGTAGGTGGGGGATGCAGAACATGGATAAAAGGGGTTGCAATGGTGAGACGAAAAGAATCGTTAGCTAAAGAATTGCACAAGGAGATCTCCGGATGGAGGGCCATGGGAGATTGCATGGTGGATGAACTTGTAGGCAACGATATGAGCAGTCAGTATGGCAAATGGCTGGACTTTGAAGTTGATACATTTGTACTTGGAGTAGAAGTTGAGGGTCATATATTCAATTGTTTGATTGATGAAGTGGTTGCTGATATCTTCCAAACATAA
- the LOC123211742 gene encoding uncharacterized protein LOC123211742, which produces MSKRRAVTHADLAPSPPCTELGSHTGVFLIVLTILCGLCCFILCLTAEATRSQMIWKSTGSEGKENECVYSGSGKTPLLCALIAFVGLAVAMVVEHMYMLIAVSKSPPLALVSWDRDASPVKSLAWQAGFFFVTTWICFAVAEILLLIGVSIESGHLKNWSRPRPSCLVIKEGLFSAGGVFALMTVFLAAGLYLTALGAEKVSQEHENVRREVVEVSALFVSPPRSPHLTTIARENPIRRDTQLENHRQHPTRAFSPAFTKHSNQV; this is translated from the exons ATGTCAAAAAGAAGAGCTGTTACACATGCTGATCTTGCGCCAAGTCCTCCTTGCACAGAATTAGGTAGCCATACTGGTGTTTTTCTCATAGTCTTGACCATTCTCTGCGGCTTATGTTGCTTCATTCTCTGTCTCACAGCCGAAGCCACTCGTTCCCAG ATGATATGGAAGAGTACAGGGAGTGAAGGCAAAGAAAATGAATGCGTGTACAGTGGCAGCGGGAAGACACCATTGTTGTGTGCTTTGATTGCATTTGTTGGATTAGCAGTGGCCATGGTGGTGGAACATATGTACATGTTGATCGCAGTAAGCAAATCGCCGCCTCTGGCTTTGGTTTCTTGGGATCGTGACGCTTCTCCAGTCAAGAGTTTGGCATGGCAAGCAGGCTTTTTCTTTGTTACAACTTG GATTTGTTTTGCGGTTGCGGAGATTCTACTGCTAATTGGGGTGAGTATAGAATCAGGCCATTTGAAGAACTGGTCAAGGCCAAGACCAAGTTGTCTAGTAATCAAAGAAGGTCTGTTTTCTGCAGGAGGGGTTTTCGCATTAATGACAGTCTTCCTTGCAGCCGGTCTATACTTGACAGCATTGGGTGCAGAAAAAGTATCCCAAGAACACGAAAACGTGCGGCGAGAGGTTGTTGAGGTCTCTGCACTCTTTGTTTCTCCACCAAGATCGCCCCACCTCACCACCATTGCAAGAGAGAATCCAATACGCAGAGACACTCAACTTGAAAACCACCGGCAGCACCCCACACGCGCATTTTCACCCGCTTTTACCAAGCACTCAAATCAAGTGTAA
- the LOC123211741 gene encoding importin subunit alpha-2 → MSLRPSARTEVRRHRYKVAVDADEGRRRREDNMVEIRKSKREESLLKKRREGLQASAAPLPNLSLQNKLESLPSMVAGVWSNDKNMQLEATTQFRKLLSIERSPPIEEVIQSGVVPRFVEFLMREDFPQLQFEAAWALTNIASGTSDNTKVVIDHGAVPIFVKLLASPSDDVREQAVWALGNVAGDSPRCRDLVLSQGALMPLLAQLNENAKLSMLRNATWTLSNFCRGKPQPPFDQVKPALPALAQLVHSNDEEVLTDACWALSYLSDGTNDKIQAVIEAGVCPRLVELLLHPSPSVLIPALRTVGNIVTGDDMQTQCIIHHGALPCLLSLLTHNHKKSIKKEACWTISNITAGNREQIQAVIDAGLIGPLVNLLQNAEFEIKKEAAWAISNATSGGTHEQIKYLADQGCIKPLCDLFACPDPRIVTVCLEGLENILKVGEAEKSMGNTGDVNYYAQLVEEAEGLEKIENLQSHDNNEIYEKAVKILETFWLEEEDEALPPADGAQPGFQFGGSELPVPSGGFNFS, encoded by the exons ATGTCGCTTCGACCGAGCGCCAGAACCGAGGTTCGCCGGCACCGTTACAAGGTGGCCGTGGACGCCGATGAAGGTCGACGAAGAAGAGAAGACAACATGGTGGAGATCCGGAAAAGCAAGCGTGAAGAAAGCTTGCTTAAGAAGCGCCGTGAAGGGCTCCAAGCATCGGCTGCTCCTCTTCCCAATCTCAGCCTCCAAAACAAG TTGGAAAGTCTGCCTTCGATGGTGGCTGGGGTTTGGTCGAACGATAAAAACATGCAGCTCGAAGCAACTACTCAGTTTCGGAAACTGCTTTCCATTG agAGGAGTCCTCCGATCGAGGAAGTGATACAGTCTGGGGTTGTTCCGCGCTTTGTTGAGTTTCTTATGAGAGAGGACTTCCCGCAACTTCAG TTTGAGGCTGCTTGGGCTCTTACGAACATTGCTTCTGGAACATCAGATAACACTAAGGTGGTGATTGACCATGGTGCTGTTCCTATATTTGTGAAGCTACTTGCTTCTCCAAGCGATGATGTTCGTGAACAG GCTGTTTGGGCACTAGGAAATGTTGCTGGTGATTCACCCAGGTGCCGTGATCTTGTGCTTAGCCAAGGAGCTTTGATGCCATTACTGGCACAATTGAATGAAAATGCAAAACTGTCGATGCTAAGAAATGCCACATGGACACTATCCAACTTCTGCAGGGGCAAACCACAGCCACCATTTGATCAG GTGAAGCCTGCCCTTCCGGCACTTGCACAGCTTGTTCATTCAAATGATGAAGAAGTCTTGACTGATGCCTGCTGGGCACTCTCCTATCTTTCTGATGGTACAAATGACAAAATACAAGCTGTGATTGAGGCTGGTGTTTGCCCACGACTTGTTGAGCTCCTTCT TCATCCATCTCCCTCAGTACTCATTCCTGCCCTGCGGACAGTGGGAAATATTGTCACAGGAGATGATATGCAGACTCAG TGTATAATTCACCATGGTGCTTTGCCCTGTCTTTTGAGTCTGTTGACCCATAATCATAAAAAGAGCATCAAGAAAGAAGCTTGCTGGACTATATCAAACATTACAGCTGGAAACAGGGAACAAATTCAG GCTGTAATTGATGCTGGTTTAATTGGCCCCCTTGTTAATCTACTTCAAAATGCTGAGTTTGAGATAAAGAAAGAGGCTGCTTGGGCAATTTCAAATGCCACCTCTGGTGGTACACATGAGCAGATCAA GTACCTCGCCGATCAGGGATGTATAAAACCACTCTGTGATCTCTTTGCATGCCCTGATCCACGGATTGTCACTGTCTGTCTGGAAGGCTTAGAGAACATTTTGAAGGTTGGGGAAGCTGAGAAGAGTATGGGCAACACTGGAGATGTTAATTACTATGCCCAATTAGTAGAGGAGGCTGAGGGTTtagaaaagattgaaaatttacaaaGTCATGACAATAATGAGATCTATGAAAAGGCAGTTAAGATTCTTGAAACGTTCTGGTTGGAAGAGGAGGATGAGGCACTACCTCCAGCTGATGGTGCCCAGCCAGGTTTCCAATTTGGAGGGAGTGAGCTTCCAGTTCCATCTGGTGGATTCAACTTTAGCTGA